The Gemmatimonadota bacterium nucleotide sequence CGGCGCGAGGCAAGGATGTCCATCACCGAACGGCTCGGCCTCACCGAGGCCCAGGTGGAACAGGTCAGGCAGATGCGGACCGAACTCGGAGATCAACTGACGCCCTACCGGGATGGTTACCGTGAAAAACGGGACCAGTTGTACGATCTGCTCATGGCGCCGGACGTCGACCGCGGGGAGATCGACCGGGTCAAGGCGCAGATGGATTCGCTCCAGGCGGAGCGGGAAGCCATCGTCTTCGACTACATCGTGGCACACAAGGAAGTGCTTACCCCGGAGCAGCAGACGGAATTCTTCACCATGATCAAGGAGCGGTTCCGAAGCGGATACCGTCGTAGATAGCGGGGCCGGCCGCGTGTGTGCCCGGGAAAGCCTGGAGGGCGTCGGAAAAAACCCGCGGCGCAGCTGGGAAGACGTTGAAACCGGATTGTGAAGGATCTACCATCGGAGGAGCAGTTCATGTTCAAGCGGCTTGGGATAAGTAAACTGGCGTACTGGCCCGTTGTGCTGGCGATCGCAGGCGTCCTCGCCTGCGGCGGCGGTGAGGAGGAGTCGGAAGACGCTGCGCAGAATCAGCGCGGCGGCCGGCCCGGGATGGGCGCCATGGCGCGTACCGGCGCTTCCATACCGGTGGAGGTGAAGACCGTGGGCCGCGGCAACATCGCCGCGACGCTGCTGACCTACACGTCCCTCGAGGCGGAGCGGCACGTGGACGTGGTCTCGCGCACGCAGGGGCTCGTGAAGTCGATCCTGGTCGAGGAGGGAGACCGGGTGACGGAGGGGCAGCCGCTGGCCCAGCTCGACACCGACGCGCTGGAATTGACGCTCAGGGAGCGGGAAGTGAACATGAACAGCCTGGAATCGAACTACAAGCGGTCCCAGGAACTGTTGGAGCAGGAGTTGCTCAGCAGCCAGGAATTCGAGCAGACCAAGTTCCAGTACGAGGCCGCCGCGACCCAGTACGAGTCGGCGAAGCTTCAACTGGAATACGCCACGATCCGCAGCCCTTTCTCAGGCATCGTCACGGAGCGGCTGGTCGAGGTCGGCAACCTGGTGAACGCGAATGACGTGGTATTCCGGACGGCGGACCTCGATCCGCTGCTCGCCCGCATTCACGTGCCCGAGAAGGACATCGGACAGGTTCGGCCGGGGCAGTCGGTGCGCATCAACGTGGAAGGGTCTGACCAAACCCACACGGGCCGGGTCGCTCTGATCAGTCCCATCGTGGATCCCGAGAGCGGCACGGTAAAGGTCACGGTGGAAATCCGGGACCGGATGGGCACGTTGAGACCGGGCATGTTTACCACGGTGAACCTGGTGATCGCGATCCAGGAGAACGTGCTGCAGGTCGAGAAGAAGGCCCTGGTAGCCGAGGCCGAGGGATCCTACGCCTTCCTGTTCCAGGACGGTACGGCCGAAAAACGGCTCCTTGAAATCGGCATCGCGGAAGGGGATTACGTGGAGGTGCTGTCGGGTCTGTCAGACGGCGACTCCATCATCACCGTGGGCCAGGAGGGGCTCCGAAACGGCGCGCCCGTTCGCATCGCGGGACAGATACCGCCCGCCGCGGAAGGCATGGGCGGTGGACCGGCGGGCATGGGCGGTTCAGCCGGTGAAGCGTCCCAGGCGCCCGCCGCGCGGCCGGCGAGCGCAGGAGAAGGAACCGGCGGCCAGCCAGGCGGGATGGGCGGCGGACGCATGATGGCCATGGACCTAGACCAGATGAAGGAGCGGATGTTCCAGAACCCGGACATCAAGGCGGCTTATGACAAGCAGGTGGAAGAAGATCCGAGCTTCGCGGAAGACGAAGAAAGGCAACGTACGTTCCTTATCCAGCAGATGCGCCAGATGCGTGCGCAGCGCGGAGGGGGACGGCAGCAGTAACATGTACGCTCTATCAACTTTCACATTCGTGGGAGGTGAGTCATGCGTTGTTTGATCATTGCACTCATATTGGTGATTGCATTACCGGCCGCGGCCCAGGACGATCAGAAACTCGAGGAACTGATCCAGCGGTCCCTGACCTTGGAAAGCCCCGATCCGGCCAAGCTGGAAGAGGTCGAAAAACAGTTTCGGACCGCCTATGCGAAGCTGCACGAACTGTGCAACTGCGAACCGGCCGATATAGGCGAGGTGCTGGCCACTGCATGGGATGAAGTGCGGAAGGCGGAATTCAAGGACGGTTTCCTCGAGACGGTCGAGATGTTTCAACTGACGCTGGACGGCGTTCGCAGCGAGCTGGATTCGGCCGGCGCATACACGCCGTCGCTTCAGATATGTCAGCAGTATGCAGACCTCTACGTCTCTGCCCGCCGCGAGGCGCCGACCATGGATGACGCGCGAAAGGCCCTGGTCGAGATGATCCACAATCTGATCGGCGACGAGCATTGAAACGAAAGGTAATACGGTAGAGGATTCATGAAAATCATCGGTTTCTCCATCGGCAGGCCCGTCACGATCATCATGCTGATGACGGCGATGCTGCTCTTCGGTACCATCGCCTTCTCGCGGCTGCCCATCAATCTGCTCCCGGACATCACGTACCCGACCCTTACGGTGCGCACCGAGTACGTCGGCGCCGCGCCGAACGAGATCGAGAACCTCATTTCCGAGCCCATCGAAGAGGCGGTGGGCGTGGTGACCGGCGTGGTGCGCGTCAGCTCCATTTCCCGCCCCGAGCGGTCCGACGTCATCCTGGAGTTCGAGTGGGGCACCAACATGGATTTCGCCAGCCTGAACGTGCGGGAGAAAATCGACCTGCTCAACCTGCCCCAGGCGGCGGAGAAACCCATCCTCCTCCGGTTCGACCCGAGCCTCGATCCGATCCTGCGTATCGCGCTGTCCGGCAACGAAAGCCTCACCGCCCTTCGGATCATGGCGGAAGAGGAGATCAAGCGCGAGCTGGAAGCCCTCGAGGGCGTCGCCGCCGTCAAGATCAGCGGCGGCCTGGAAGAGGAAATCCACGTGGAGCTGGACGAGTCCAGACTGGCCAGCCTCGGCATACCCATCACCCAGGTGGCCACCCGGCTCGAGCAGGAGAACGTCAATCTCGCGGGCGGCACCATTAAGGACGGCGAGACGGAATACCTGGTGCGCATCCTGAACGAGTTCCAGGCCGTGGACGAGATCGGCGACATCATCGTCGGGCAGGTCAACACCGTGCCCATCCTGCTTTCCGACGTCGCCTCGGTGACGAAAAGTCACAAGGAACGCAAGCTTTCCGCGCGGATCGACGGCCGGGAGAGCATCGAGATCGCCATCTACAAGGAAGCCGGGACCAATACGATACAGGTGGGGCGCGTGGTCAAGGACCGGTTGGATTCGGTGCGGGAGACCGTGGCGGGACTCACCTCCGGGGTGAACCTGGAAGTCGTCTTCGACCAGTCGATCTTCATCCAGCAGTCGGTGGACGAGGTGCTCAAGACGGCCATTTACGGCGGTATCCTCGCCATCCTGGTCCTGTACCTGTTCCTGCGCAGCTCGAGCAGTCTCATCATCGGCGTGTCCATCCCGATCTCGGTGGTCACCACCTTTTTCTTCCTCTACGCCTTCGACGTCTCGTTGAACATCATGTCCCTCGGCGGCCTGGCCCTGGGGGTGGGGATGCTGGTGGACAACTCCATCGTGGTCCTGGAAGGCATCGACCGGCACCGAAGGCGAGGGGGCGACCAGCCCGTTGCGGAACGGGTGCGCCTCGGCGCGTCCGAGGTCGGACAGGCCGTCGTGGCCGCGACGCTGACCACGGTGTGCGTATTCGTGCCTATCGTCTTCGTGGAAGGCATCGCCGGGCAGTTGTTCCGGGACCTGGCGCTGGCCGTTACTTTTTCGCTTATCGTGGCCACCCTGGTGGCCGTAACCCTGATCCCGGTGATATCGTCGATCCTGCACCGCGAACGGGATGCGTTCGCGGATGACGGGGACGACCTGTCCGCGCAGGATCCGGCCACGGCGATGGGAAAGATCCGGTCCGTGATCGGGACCGTCTGGACCGCATTCTCCCGTGGGCTGGGATACATCATTACCGGCGTATTCTACCTCGTCAGGTGGGTGCTTTTCTCGGCCTGGGGACTGGTGCGCGTCCTGCTCTGGCCAGCGGGCTGGGTGTTCGACCGGATCTTCCCGGTCATCCGCCGGGCCTACCCGCCTTTCCTCCGCTGGGCCCTGGCCAACCGCGTGCTTACGCTGTTCACCGGGACCGCCCTGCTGGCGGGTTCCCTCTATGTTGTCCCCACGATCGGCATCGAGCTGATCCCCCAGATGAGCCAGGGCGAGTTCTTCGTCAACGTGAAGCTGCCCGTGGGCACGCCGCTGCCTGTTACCGAGGACGCATTGAATCGCATGTCGGCGATCGCCCGGGACTACCCTGAAGTAAGCACGGTGTACGTGCTGGCGGGAACCATGGGCCAGTCCGGCGGCAACGCGGGCGAGGAGCGGGAAAACATCGGGCAGTTGCACATCCGGCTGGAACCGGGCCTTCGCGGCGCGGTGGAAGAGGACGTCATGAACCGCCTGCGGGACAGCTTCGCGCCCATTCCGGGCATCGAGGCGCCCGAGTTCGCCCGTCCCGCGCTCTTCAGCTTCAAGAACCCGGTGGAGGTGGAAGTCAGCGGGTACAACCTGACCCGGCTCACGGAAGTCTCCGAGGAACTCGCGGCGGAGATGTCCACGGTACCCGGCCTGACCGACGTGAAAGCCAGCATGGAGGGCGGGAACCCGGAAGTGCAGATCCTTTTCGACCGCCGGAAGCTCGCCAACCTGGGGCTCAACCTGGGCACGGTCACGCAGATCGTGCAGAACAAGGTCCAGGGCAACGTGGCCACGGAGCTCACCCGCCGCGACCGGAAGATCGACATCCGCGTGTGGGCGGAGGACGAGACCCGGCTGAGCCTGGACGCCATCCGGCGGCTGGTGGTGAACCCGGAGGGCACGGTGCCCGTGCCGCTGGCGGCCGTGGCGGAAGTCCGCGTCGCCCAGGGTCCGAGCGAGATCCGGCGGGTCAACCAGCAGCGGGTGGCCATCGTGTCCGCGGGTCTTACGGACCGTTCGCTCGGCGATGCGGCTGAAGACATCCAGGGGATCATAGACGGCTTCATGCTGCCCATCGATTTCGTCGTGGGCATCAAGGGGCAGAACGAGGAAATGCAGGTGGCCTTCGCGAGCCTGCAGTTCGCCATTCTGCTCTCGATCTTTCTCGTCTACCTGGTCATGGCGTCCCAGTTCGAATCGCTGCTCCATCCCTTCGTGATCATGTTCACTTTCCCCTTCTCGATCATCGGCGTCGTCGCGACGCTGGTGCTCACGGGCCAGACGATCAGCGTCGTCGTGCTGATCGGGGTGATCATGCTCACCGGGATCGTGGTGAACAACGCTATCGTACTGGTGGATTATATCAACCAGTTGCGACGCGGGGGCACCGAACTGCAGGAGGCCATTGTCGAGGCGGCGCAGACGCGCCTCTGGCCCATCATGATGACGACGGCGACCACGGTCCTCGGCCTGCTTCCGATGGCCATCGGCGTCGGTGAAGGCGCCGAGTTGCGTGCGCCTATGGCCATCACCGTGATCGGTGGCCTGATCGCCGGAACGATGGTGACGCTGGTCCTGGTGCCGCTCATCTACATGACGATCGAGTCGGCCATGGCAAGAGTGTACGGGCTGTTTACAAGAACCGCCGGGCAACCGGTGTCCCAGGAGGTGGTAGAGGCATGAGCATCGCCGAATTTTCCGTAAACCGACCGGTGACGACGATCATGATCATCGTCAGTGTCGTCACCCTGGGTATGATTTCCTATACCAAGCTGCCGCTGATGTTCCTGCCGGACATGTCCTTCCCGTCCCTGAACGTCAGCGTGCCGTATCCTTCCTCGTCGCCCGAGGAAGTGGAACGGCTGATCACGCGGCCGCTGGAGGACGCCTTCGGCACGCTGAGCAACATGAAGAGCATGGAGTCCCGTTCCAACGACGACAACGCGCGTGTCCGCATCGAGTTCGAGACGGGGACGGACATGAACATGGCGGCCATGGAGGTCCGGGACCGGATCGACCAGGTCCGGGGTGAACTGCCCGACGACGTCGAACGCATAACCATCCGGCGCTGGAACCCGAACGATATGCCCATCTACAACTTCAGCGTCGCATGGAATGGGGACCCCGCCGAGTTCTACAACATCGTCACCAAGGTGATCCAGCCGCGCATCCAGCGCGTGGACGGCGTGGCGAACGTTGAAATCAGCGGGATGATCGACAAGCAGTTGCTCGTGCACGTGGACAGCGAGAAGCTGCAATCCCACAACCTCGATCTATTCAATCTCAGCCAGACCCTGACGCAGAACAACGTCACCATGACGGCCGGGACCGTCACCGAGGGCGGGAAGAAGTACTCAGTGCGTTCCGTGAACGAGTACCGGGCCGCCGAAGAGGTGGCGAACCTGCCCATACCGGGCACGACCCTTTCGCTTCGCGACGTGGCGGAGGTAAAGTACGACTATCCGGAAGACAACAGTTTCCAGCGCCTGAACGGGGTCGACGCAGTCACGATCCGGGTGTACAAGACGTCTACGGCCAACATCGTGGACGTAGCGCAGCGCACCCAGTCCGTGCTGGACGAACTCGAGACGCAGCCCCAGTTCGCGGACCTTGAAACGCGGGTCTTCTTCGACCAGTCGCAGAGTATATCGGACCGGCTTTCGGACCTGCGGAACACGGGACTGCTGGGCGGCATGCTGGCCGTCATCGTGCTGTTCCTCTTCTTGCGGAACGTGCGGAGCACCATGATCATCGGCCTGGCGATCCCCATATCGATCATCTGCACCTTCACCTTCATGTACCTGCTGCGCCAGGGCGCCGGGTCCACGGTTTCCATCAACCTGATCTCGCTCATGGGCCTGATGCTGGCGGTAGGCATGCTCGTGGACGCGGCCGTCGTGGTGCTCGAGAGCATCTACCGGCATCGCCAGGAGGGCAACCTGCCGGCTCGGATCGCGGCCGTCGTGGGTACCCGCGAGGTAACCATGGCCATCATCGCGGCCACGGCGACGACCCTCTGCGTGTTCATGCCCCTGGTCTTCCTGGGCGGCGGCAGCCGGTTCATGCTCTTCATGAAGGACTTCGTCGTCACCTTCTGCATCGTCATGGTCGCGGCCGTCTTCATCGCGCTTACGCTCATACCGCTGGTATCGTCGAGGCTGTTCAACCGGCCGTTGGGCAAGCCCTCGGCGTTCTTCGCGAGGCTGTCGGGCTTGTACACGACGGTCCTGGCCTGGAACCTCAAGCACCGCTTCGTCACGGTAGTTTCCTTCGCCGCGATCCTCTACGGCAGCTACTGGCTGTACCAGAACATCGAGACGGAGTTCCAGCCCATGGCGCCGACACGGGACATCGCGATAGCCGCGGACCTGCCGGGCAGCTACAACATCGAGGACGTCAAGGCCGTATTCACGGACGTGGAGACGCTCCTGCTGGACCGCAAGGAGGACTTCCACATCGAATCCATTTCGTCCTACGGCAGCCTGCGTCGGGCCAATATCCGCATCGTGCTGACTCCGCCGGAGGAGCGGCAGGAGTCGGCCACGCAGCTTCAGACCCGGATCACCAGGGCGCTGCCTGAAATCGCCGGCGTACAGTGGAGACCCGGTCGCATGCGGCGTTACGGCGGCGGGCAGTCGGGTGTGGACGTCGAGCTGAAGGGCGACAACATGGCGGTGCTTTCCAACATCGCCCAGGATATCCGGACCCGGATGGAGGTCATCCCGGGCCTCAAGGACGTGGATACCAGCCTGGAGCGGGGCGACGAAGAGATCCAAGTACAGGTCGACCGGGCCGTGGCGCAGACGTACGGGATCTCGCCGAGGCAGGCTGCACGTACGGTACAGGCGGCGCTGAGCAGCCGGGCGAGGGGCAAATTCAAGGCCGACGACCGCGAGGTGGACATCCTGCTGCACCTCGAGGAAGAGGACCGCGCCAGCATGCAGAAGCTGCAGAACATGACGTTCGAGCGGGCCGAAGGCGGCATGATCCCCGTGGGGAACCTGGCCAGTTTCTCCAGGCAGAAGGGACCCGACGCCATCGAGCGGAAGGACCGGGAATCGCAAGTTGAAGTAGGCGGAAATACGACAGGGCCGGGCACGCGTGCCATAAACACCCAGGTGACGGAGATGATGGAAAGCATCGAACTGCCGCCGGGCTATTCGTGGAGCATGGGGCGCAATTTCAACATGATGCGGGAATCCCAGGGCGAGTTCCTCTTCGCCATCATGCTGTCCGTGGTCCTGATCTACCTGATCATGGCGGCCATATCGGAGTCCTTCATCCAGCCCTTCACGATCCTGTTGTCGGTGCTCTGCGGACTGGTGGGCGCCTTCATCGTGTTCTACCTGTCGGGGACGACGCTGAACACGAACTCGTACCTCGGGGTCATCGTGCTATCCGGACTGGCGGTCAACAATGCCATTGTGCTCATCGACCACGTGAACCATTTGCGCCGGGAGGGGATGACCCGCACGGAGGCCCTGCTCCTGGGCGGCCGGCACCGGTTGCGGCCGATCCTGATGACGTCGTTGACGACCATCTTCGGCCTGATGCCCATGGTGGCCCCCCTCCTCTTCCCCGAGTTCTTCGGTCCCGTGGAAGACCGCGGCGCCAACCAGTGGGGCCCGGTCAGCCTGGCCCTGGTGGGCGGCCTGACCACTTCCGGCATCCTGACGCTCATCCTGCTGCCGACGGTCTACACCATCTTCGAGGACCTGAGCAACTGGGTCACGTCGAGCGTCAAGCGGGCCTGGGCGTAGGCTGGCGCAGCAGCGCCGCCACGTCCCCGTGGCCTTCCTTCTCGGCACCGTAGAGCGGTTGGGCCCAGACCGACTCGGCCGGTACGGTCGGGTCGGCGCCCTGGTCCAGCAGGAAACGCACCATTTCCGCCTTCCCGCTGCGCGCCGCTGCCGCCAGGGGTGTTCCCCCGTATTCGAGCTCGATCGCATCGATGTCGGCACCGAGTTCCAGGAAAGCACGAGCCGCCGCGACATCGCCCTTTTCGGCACAGCCGTGCAGAAAGGTCCGGCCGATCCAGTTGGCGCGGCACAGGTCGAGGCCGTGGCCGGCCAGGGTGCGGATCATATCGGGATCCGAGGGGTAGTTTCCACCCCATATGTCCGTCAGACGGAAAAGATCGCCGACGTCCGGCGTGTTTTCCAGAAAGACGTTGATGAGTTCGGCATTGTTCCGTCCCATTAACTCATGCAGAAACTGAGGATGCGAAACGACGGCTCCTCCCTCGCGCACGGCCCGTTCCAGTTCCGAATCGTCCACCATGGCAAAGGGCGGCGTCACGGCGCCATACTCGTGCAACATGGCCTGCATCCGATGGCCGTCTGTGCCATGATTGTACTCGACAGTAGTCAAACAAGATCCGGATGAGTCCACCTCGGCGTTTGGATCGGCACCGCGTTCGAGCAGCAGTTTCGCCGTCTCAATGTGGTTGCCCGAGCAGGCGCCGAATAGTGCTCCGCCGCGCGGTGCGTTTTCTTCCGGCAGGTTGGGGTCGGCACCCAGGTCCAGCAGTTTTTCGACGATCTGTGTGTGTCCCCTGCCGGCGGCATAGGCAAGCGGACTGCGTCTGCCGGCATCGAGCGTGCGGGCCAGGACCGGGTTGGACGCCAGTACCGCATCGACCCGGTTCTCATCGCCGGCCGCACAGGCGACGCTCAGGGCGTACTCCGCGCCGCAGGCGAGAAGGTGCCGCGTGATGACCCAGGTATCTTTCGGGGCCTCCGTCGGCAGATCGCGCGATCGGAACCAGTAGTCCCCGTTGAGTGAGACCAGCAGTGGGGTCTGGCCGTCGGCGCGGCGGGCTTCCAGGTCGGCGCCCCGAGCAACGAAGATATCCACCAGGTCGTTCTGCCGCGTGATCACCGCCCAGTGCAGGGGGCCGTTGCCCAATGCGTCTGATGCGTGTATCAAGTTGGCCCGGGCGGCCAGCACCACCTCCACACGCGCCTGGTCACGGCTTTTTATCGCGTCCGCCAGCTCCTCGAAAGCTGGATCGTACCCGAATCGTTCCCGCATCGCCGCCTCGAGCAGCGCCTGTACGCTGTTGAAGCCGCGCTCCTGCGAGATGTCCAGCAGCTTGTCCCACGAATTGTACGTATATCGCGACTGGCCCGGGTCGGCACCGGCCTGCAACAGCAGTTGGACCACCTCGGCATGGCCCTCGCGCACTGCCATGTGGATGGGAAACTGGTACCAGTACTGGGCATTGACCAGCCTGGGGTCGCGGTCCAGCATCGCGCTGACCCGCGCCAGGTCGCCTGCTCCGCTGGCGCAAAACAACGCCCAGGCCTGGTGGCCGTCTACGGCTTCGATCCCATACTGGTAGCGTTCGGTCTTCAGGTCATCGGGCTGGAGCAGACTTGCGATCCGTTGCGCGAAGCGATCGTCGCGCGAGGGTGCCTGTCCAGGTATTTCCCTTTCAGCCATTTTCAACATCTCCTTTCGTAGCCGTTTGCGAGCCGATCGCAGCCGGTTGTTGACCGTCGACGCCGACAGGCCCAGAAACGAGCCGACTTCCCGGTGCGAATACGTCGAAATGTAGAACAGCAGGACCGACATGCGCTCTTCGTCGGGCAACCGGCCTATCGCGGCCATGACCCGGGTTTTCTCATCACGCGACTCCAGTTCCTCTCCCGGGTCGGCCGTCACCAGCGATCCCACCGTCGCCAGCGATTGAGCCGCCACCAGCGTTTCCGCCGCCGCGTGTTCGATGGCCGCAACATGCTCGATCGCGACGGGTTGCCGCTTGCGCAATACACGGCTGCAGCGCATGAAGACGATCCGCTTGAACCATCCTGGAAACGCAGCCGGTTCGTGCAGGCGCGGCAGTTCGGTCCAGGCGCCGACGAAGGCCTCCTGTGCGGCGTCTTCGGCAAGGTGGAAATCGCCCAGCAGGGCGGAGGCGTAGCCCACCGCCATGTCCTGGAACCGGAGGACGATGTCGTCGTAGGCTGCGCGGTCGCCGGTCTGGGCACGGACGACCAGTGAAGAGAGATTGGATTCGCTCATAGGCATTCACCCATAAGCACCGGCGACGAGGTTGTTCTGGTAGGTTTTTTCGAATTGGCGGGCGATCGTACCGTCACATCGCCGAATGGAAGACCCGGTCGTAGATCTGGTGGACGCGTGCGGTGTGCTTCCCGTAGGCTTCGAGCATTCGTCCGGGTCCGGCCTGCCGTTCCCGGGGGGTCGGTCCGGACAGCCCCATCATGCCGGCCAGGACGGCCTGGGCGCCGTGTTCCCGGGGGATCTCGTGGGTCTGGTGGCCCGAGGTCATCTGGATGCGGTTCTCCAGGTCCCGCAGGAAGAGATAGGCTTCGTCCAGGTCGGACGCCTCTTCATCGGACAGATACCCCTTTTCCGCCAGCGCGGCCAGCATTCTGCGGGTGCCCCGTTCCCAGGGCCAGCCCTGGAACCCGCCGTACACCAGCTGGAATCCCTGGGCGATGAACTCGATCTCCCGGATGCCGCCCTTACCCAGCTTGACGTGGTAGTCGCCGCTGCCCCGTTCGATCAACGCCTTCGCGATGCGTTCCCGCATGTGGTTGATATCTTCCAGGATCAACGGCTGGTCGAGGGCGGGGTAGAACACGAAGGGCTGGATCGTGTCGAGGAACCGTTCGCCGACCTCCCTGCTCCCTGCCGAGTGCCGGGCCTTCAGGAGCGCCTGGCGCTGCCAGGCCTGTCCCTGGATCTCGTAGTGCCAGCGGTAGCCTTCGATTGAGTTTGCGATGTCGCCAGCCCGCCCCTCCGGTCGCAGGCGCAGGTCGACACGGAAAACCTGGCCGTCCGGCGTGAGCCGGCTGATGAGGTCGGTGATGGCCCGGGCGAGTTTCGGGTAGTACTCGTAGGTGGAGGTCCCGTCCTTCTCGGTGCGCCCGTTCGTGACGTCGTAGACATAGAGCAGGTCGATGTCCGAGCTGAAGTTCAGGTCCCTGCCCCCCAGCTTCCCCATGCCGATGACGGCGAAGCCGCTCGGTTTCGATCCCTCGAGCATCGGCCTTCCGTGACGGGCCTGCAGTTTCGCGCCGCACACATCGTGGGCGGCCTGGAGGCAGAGATCGGCCACGTCCGTGAGCCGTTCCAGGACCGCCGGCGTACCGGACTGCCGCATCAGATCGCACACGGCGATGCGCAGGTAGGCCTGCTGCTTGAACGTGCGCAGGGGTTTCATGGCCTCGTCCGGCGTAGACACGCCGTCGAGCATGCCCGTCAGTGCCTCTTCCAGTTCCTCCGCCGGCTGCAGCGCGCGCCACGCATCGCCCGCGAAAGTGTCGAGCAGGAAGCCCACGTCCTGGACGAGCGTCGTGGTGAGGTACGGGCTGGCCGAAAGGATCGTGAGCAGCGCGTCCCGGGATTCCGAAGGCGCGGCCAACAGGTCCAGCAGGGCCGGGACCTGCGCATCGCCGCTTCGCGTAATAAGCGCGTGCATGCTGATGAGGGCCCGGTCGGGTTGCAGTGAACTGCCCGCCGCCTCGGTCAGCGCGGGCATGAGGTGCTCCGTGTCGCCCACGCCCAGCGGGGTCAGGCGCACATCGATCTGTCC carries:
- a CDS encoding periplasmic heavy metal sensor gives rise to the protein MKKKLIIWGVVLLTVINLASLATRAYHRWGDDERRSREDRREARMSITERLGLTEAQVEQVRQMRTELGDQLTPYRDGYREKRDQLYDLLMAPDVDRGEIDRVKAQMDSLQAEREAIVFDYIVAHKEVLTPEQQTEFFTMIKERFRSGYRRR
- a CDS encoding efflux RND transporter periplasmic adaptor subunit, whose translation is MFKRLGISKLAYWPVVLAIAGVLACGGGEEESEDAAQNQRGGRPGMGAMARTGASIPVEVKTVGRGNIAATLLTYTSLEAERHVDVVSRTQGLVKSILVEEGDRVTEGQPLAQLDTDALELTLREREVNMNSLESNYKRSQELLEQELLSSQEFEQTKFQYEAAATQYESAKLQLEYATIRSPFSGIVTERLVEVGNLVNANDVVFRTADLDPLLARIHVPEKDIGQVRPGQSVRINVEGSDQTHTGRVALISPIVDPESGTVKVTVEIRDRMGTLRPGMFTTVNLVIAIQENVLQVEKKALVAEAEGSYAFLFQDGTAEKRLLEIGIAEGDYVEVLSGLSDGDSIITVGQEGLRNGAPVRIAGQIPPAAEGMGGGPAGMGGSAGEASQAPAARPASAGEGTGGQPGGMGGGRMMAMDLDQMKERMFQNPDIKAAYDKQVEEDPSFAEDEERQRTFLIQQMRQMRAQRGGGRQQ
- a CDS encoding efflux RND transporter permease subunit; its protein translation is MKIIGFSIGRPVTIIMLMTAMLLFGTIAFSRLPINLLPDITYPTLTVRTEYVGAAPNEIENLISEPIEEAVGVVTGVVRVSSISRPERSDVILEFEWGTNMDFASLNVREKIDLLNLPQAAEKPILLRFDPSLDPILRIALSGNESLTALRIMAEEEIKRELEALEGVAAVKISGGLEEEIHVELDESRLASLGIPITQVATRLEQENVNLAGGTIKDGETEYLVRILNEFQAVDEIGDIIVGQVNTVPILLSDVASVTKSHKERKLSARIDGRESIEIAIYKEAGTNTIQVGRVVKDRLDSVRETVAGLTSGVNLEVVFDQSIFIQQSVDEVLKTAIYGGILAILVLYLFLRSSSSLIIGVSIPISVVTTFFFLYAFDVSLNIMSLGGLALGVGMLVDNSIVVLEGIDRHRRRGGDQPVAERVRLGASEVGQAVVAATLTTVCVFVPIVFVEGIAGQLFRDLALAVTFSLIVATLVAVTLIPVISSILHRERDAFADDGDDLSAQDPATAMGKIRSVIGTVWTAFSRGLGYIITGVFYLVRWVLFSAWGLVRVLLWPAGWVFDRIFPVIRRAYPPFLRWALANRVLTLFTGTALLAGSLYVVPTIGIELIPQMSQGEFFVNVKLPVGTPLPVTEDALNRMSAIARDYPEVSTVYVLAGTMGQSGGNAGEERENIGQLHIRLEPGLRGAVEEDVMNRLRDSFAPIPGIEAPEFARPALFSFKNPVEVEVSGYNLTRLTEVSEELAAEMSTVPGLTDVKASMEGGNPEVQILFDRRKLANLGLNLGTVTQIVQNKVQGNVATELTRRDRKIDIRVWAEDETRLSLDAIRRLVVNPEGTVPVPLAAVAEVRVAQGPSEIRRVNQQRVAIVSAGLTDRSLGDAAEDIQGIIDGFMLPIDFVVGIKGQNEEMQVAFASLQFAILLSIFLVYLVMASQFESLLHPFVIMFTFPFSIIGVVATLVLTGQTISVVVLIGVIMLTGIVVNNAIVLVDYINQLRRGGTELQEAIVEAAQTRLWPIMMTTATTVLGLLPMAIGVGEGAELRAPMAITVIGGLIAGTMVTLVLVPLIYMTIESAMARVYGLFTRTAGQPVSQEVVEA
- a CDS encoding efflux RND transporter permease subunit; translated protein: MSIAEFSVNRPVTTIMIIVSVVTLGMISYTKLPLMFLPDMSFPSLNVSVPYPSSSPEEVERLITRPLEDAFGTLSNMKSMESRSNDDNARVRIEFETGTDMNMAAMEVRDRIDQVRGELPDDVERITIRRWNPNDMPIYNFSVAWNGDPAEFYNIVTKVIQPRIQRVDGVANVEISGMIDKQLLVHVDSEKLQSHNLDLFNLSQTLTQNNVTMTAGTVTEGGKKYSVRSVNEYRAAEEVANLPIPGTTLSLRDVAEVKYDYPEDNSFQRLNGVDAVTIRVYKTSTANIVDVAQRTQSVLDELETQPQFADLETRVFFDQSQSISDRLSDLRNTGLLGGMLAVIVLFLFLRNVRSTMIIGLAIPISIICTFTFMYLLRQGAGSTVSINLISLMGLMLAVGMLVDAAVVVLESIYRHRQEGNLPARIAAVVGTREVTMAIIAATATTLCVFMPLVFLGGGSRFMLFMKDFVVTFCIVMVAAVFIALTLIPLVSSRLFNRPLGKPSAFFARLSGLYTTVLAWNLKHRFVTVVSFAAILYGSYWLYQNIETEFQPMAPTRDIAIAADLPGSYNIEDVKAVFTDVETLLLDRKEDFHIESISSYGSLRRANIRIVLTPPEERQESATQLQTRITRALPEIAGVQWRPGRMRRYGGGQSGVDVELKGDNMAVLSNIAQDIRTRMEVIPGLKDVDTSLERGDEEIQVQVDRAVAQTYGISPRQAARTVQAALSSRARGKFKADDREVDILLHLEEEDRASMQKLQNMTFERAEGGMIPVGNLASFSRQKGPDAIERKDRESQVEVGGNTTGPGTRAINTQVTEMMESIELPPGYSWSMGRNFNMMRESQGEFLFAIMLSVVLIYLIMAAISESFIQPFTILLSVLCGLVGAFIVFYLSGTTLNTNSYLGVIVLSGLAVNNAIVLIDHVNHLRREGMTRTEALLLGGRHRLRPILMTSLTTIFGLMPMVAPLLFPEFFGPVEDRGANQWGPVSLALVGGLTTSGILTLILLPTVYTIFEDLSNWVTSSVKRAWA